Proteins encoded in a region of the Haloglomus salinum genome:
- a CDS encoding RAD55 family ATPase, with protein sequence MYRLVDPERTGGLAPLDRRVAPGTSLLVAGPVMTRKERLVAAILAPGHAAGEGVTMVSTEDHADAIEDRFAEFVDVDGSRFGLVDCTGQSSGEGLSGPGRVQHVPSPNDLTGVGIGITRALESLSVRGDGYRLGLDSLSTLLAYRSPEDVFKFCHVLATRLASLGCLSVHTLDTDAHDDRTVNMIARAFDGSIDLRQAPGEASHGRPYELRLRGFDGGAGWQPAALP encoded by the coding sequence ATGTACAGGCTGGTGGACCCGGAGCGGACCGGGGGCCTCGCTCCGCTCGACCGGCGCGTGGCGCCGGGGACCAGCCTCCTCGTCGCGGGCCCGGTGATGACTCGGAAGGAGCGGCTGGTCGCGGCCATCCTCGCCCCCGGCCACGCGGCGGGGGAGGGCGTCACGATGGTTTCCACCGAGGACCACGCCGACGCCATCGAGGACCGGTTCGCCGAGTTCGTCGATGTCGATGGGTCCCGGTTCGGGCTGGTCGACTGCACCGGGCAGTCGTCCGGCGAGGGGCTCTCGGGCCCCGGACGCGTCCAGCACGTCCCCTCTCCGAACGACCTGACGGGGGTCGGTATCGGCATCACGCGGGCGCTGGAGTCGCTGTCCGTCCGCGGCGACGGCTACCGGTTGGGGCTCGATTCGCTGTCGACCCTGCTCGCCTACCGCTCGCCGGAGGACGTCTTCAAGTTCTGCCACGTGCTCGCGACCCGACTGGCCAGCCTGGGGTGTCTCTCCGTCCACACGCTGGATACCGACGCGCACGACGACCGGACGGTGAACATGATCGCTCGGGCGTTCGACGGGAGCATCGACCTCCGGCAGGCGCCCGGCGAGGCGTCGCACGGTCGGCCGTACGAACTCCGGTTGCGCGGCTTCGACGGCGGGGCGGGGTGGCAGCCGGCCGCCCTGCCCTGA
- a CDS encoding ribbon-helix-helix domain-containing protein, with product MERVTLRIPKQQIEEVERMVDTGEFPNRSEAIRSAVREMLNEHEDTDRASDRRGWAKV from the coding sequence ATGGAGCGTGTGACACTACGGATTCCGAAGCAGCAGATCGAAGAGGTCGAGCGAATGGTCGATACGGGGGAGTTCCCCAACCGGAGCGAGGCGATCCGGTCGGCCGTTCGTGAGATGTTGAACGAACACGAGGATACCGACCGGGCCAGCGACCGGCGCGGCTGGGCCAAGGTGTAG
- a CDS encoding NADPH-dependent FMN reductase, with protein sequence MSPTPEPHVVALCGSLRDASRTRIVLAEALDAARAAGGATELVDLRNHDLPRLDPDAPTPSDAAAALGETVAGADAVLLGTPNYHGSDTGALKDALDHLGRDEFGGATVGLVEVAAGSHPGPALAHLRAVCRTLNAWTVPLEVAVPDSHSLVREDGIADDDLTDRVRRLGAELVRYAGVERYPELAGPPGAAGD encoded by the coding sequence ATGTCCCCCACGCCCGAACCACACGTCGTCGCCCTGTGTGGGAGCCTCCGAGACGCGAGCCGGACGCGCATCGTGCTGGCCGAGGCCCTCGACGCCGCCCGTGCCGCCGGTGGTGCGACCGAGCTCGTGGACCTCCGCAACCACGACCTCCCGCGTCTGGACCCCGATGCCCCGACGCCGTCGGACGCCGCCGCCGCCCTCGGCGAGACCGTCGCGGGCGCCGACGCGGTACTCCTGGGCACACCCAACTACCACGGCTCCGACACGGGAGCGCTGAAGGACGCACTCGACCACCTCGGTCGTGACGAGTTCGGCGGCGCCACTGTCGGCCTCGTCGAGGTCGCCGCCGGCTCGCACCCCGGGCCGGCGCTGGCTCACCTCCGCGCGGTCTGCCGGACGCTGAACGCGTGGACGGTGCCGCTCGAGGTGGCGGTTCCGGACTCGCACTCGCTCGTCCGCGAGGACGGCATCGCGGACGACGACCTGACCGACCGGGTCCGCCGTCTCGGAGCGGAGCTGGTCCGGTACGCCGGTGTCGAGCGCTACCCCGAACTGGCCGGGCCGCCCGGCGCCGCGGGCGACTGA
- a CDS encoding DUF7504 family protein — protein MGPEGRGDEFEAALTELRRSGSAFLVAGAVPDRVHRQTCDELLGPADDERLFVRVGTGAESASDPTDGDRVLELDVTSRGAAATDAPAGGAGAVAGGASSSALTVVPTLSSAGAAFEAELAALDTTADRAPRVCVESVLPLVETSGEEQAFRFLHLVTSRVRRLGGTCHLHLPLAADSELTGTMAALVDTTVELRLADDHPEQRWHIHEAGIRSDWLPLTE, from the coding sequence ATGGGTCCAGAGGGGCGGGGTGACGAGTTCGAGGCGGCACTCACGGAGTTACGGCGGTCCGGCAGCGCGTTTCTGGTCGCCGGGGCCGTCCCGGACCGGGTCCACCGACAGACGTGTGACGAGCTGCTCGGACCGGCTGACGACGAACGGCTGTTCGTCCGGGTCGGTACCGGCGCGGAGTCGGCGAGTGACCCCACGGACGGCGACCGGGTGCTCGAACTCGACGTGACCTCCAGGGGCGCCGCGGCCACCGATGCGCCGGCCGGCGGCGCCGGTGCCGTCGCGGGCGGGGCGAGCAGTAGTGCCCTCACGGTGGTCCCGACGCTGTCGTCGGCCGGGGCGGCGTTCGAGGCCGAACTCGCGGCGCTCGACACCACGGCGGACCGGGCCCCCCGCGTCTGTGTGGAGTCGGTCCTGCCACTGGTCGAGACGAGCGGCGAGGAGCAGGCCTTCCGCTTCCTCCATCTCGTCACCAGCCGGGTCCGGCGGCTCGGTGGCACCTGCCATCTCCACCTGCCGCTCGCGGCGGACAGCGAACTGACCGGGACGATGGCGGCCCTGGTCGACACGACCGTCGAACTCCGCCTCGCCGACGACCACCCGGAGCAGCGCTGGCATATCCACGAAGCGGGTATCCGGTCGGACTGGCTCCCGCTGACCGAGTGA
- a CDS encoding double zinc ribbon domain-containing protein: MSKITFRADDDLVAQLEEFDASKSEVMREALREYLGEPAGTSADTSDAAEVADAGTLDELVAERVDAIITDRLEGYRPPTESQDINVNISLDGESGASATTEGGERNTVPTEGANEAESGENPCAQCGEKLTQDHVYCPNCGEKASHRVFCECGDELRSDWAFCPSCGRRTTAADVLDSP, encoded by the coding sequence GTGAGCAAGATAACGTTCCGGGCCGACGACGACCTCGTGGCCCAGCTGGAGGAGTTCGATGCCTCCAAGAGCGAGGTCATGCGCGAGGCGCTCCGCGAGTACCTCGGGGAGCCGGCCGGGACGTCCGCCGACACGTCCGACGCCGCCGAGGTGGCCGACGCCGGGACGCTCGACGAGCTGGTCGCCGAGCGGGTCGATGCCATCATCACGGACCGGCTGGAGGGCTACCGGCCGCCCACCGAGAGCCAGGATATCAACGTAAACATCTCTCTCGACGGCGAATCCGGGGCGAGCGCTACCACCGAGGGTGGTGAGCGTAACACGGTGCCCACAGAGGGCGCAAACGAGGCCGAGTCGGGGGAGAATCCGTGTGCTCAATGTGGTGAGAAACTCACGCAGGACCACGTTTACTGCCCGAACTGTGGTGAGAAGGCGAGCCACCGCGTGTTCTGCGAGTGCGGCGACGAGCTCCGCTCGGACTGGGCGTTCTGCCCGTCCTGCGGCCGTCGGACGACGGCGGCTGACGTGTTGGACAGTCCGTAA
- a CDS encoding tail fiber domain-containing protein, translated as MPETPNHSYNIPEEGATDWHQPLNENFRQYDTDIEIRDEEANRSNYEPVDGAKFLATDTGVVSIGDGENWLPALALARYRAPAQSNTPGIAFGYQNSLNGEASTISGGGENRAAGGATVAGGSFNGADGRSSAIGGGSRNEAGGFGDVVCGGANNTTDGGSPQQGASSIQEIENGFATVPGGKSNTASGRFSFAAGRQADASEDGSFVWGDGTRRTVQATQANQMVFQAGGGVTIFSASDASAGVRLSAGSGSWSSLSAASAKSNVQTVDPQGVLDGVESLDVSTWEYDAEADATHMGPMAGEFHDAFGLGADADRIANVDADGVALAAIQGLAERVEEKENRIEEQDERIEKQDERIEELATENEALRERLAALERQVDSTDAAGGGERSTAD; from the coding sequence ATGCCCGAGACACCCAATCACTCCTACAACATACCCGAGGAGGGCGCGACCGACTGGCACCAGCCGCTGAACGAGAACTTCCGGCAGTACGACACCGACATCGAGATCCGCGACGAGGAAGCGAACCGCTCGAACTACGAGCCGGTCGACGGCGCGAAGTTCCTCGCCACGGATACCGGCGTCGTCTCCATCGGTGACGGGGAGAACTGGCTCCCGGCGCTGGCGCTGGCACGGTATCGGGCGCCGGCACAGAGCAACACCCCCGGTATCGCCTTCGGCTACCAGAACAGCCTCAACGGTGAGGCGTCGACAATCAGCGGCGGCGGAGAGAACAGGGCGGCCGGCGGGGCGACGGTCGCGGGCGGAAGCTTCAATGGTGCCGACGGCAGGAGTTCCGCCATCGGGGGCGGAAGCAGGAACGAGGCCGGCGGGTTCGGCGACGTGGTCTGCGGCGGTGCGAACAACACGACCGACGGGGGGTCCCCACAGCAGGGGGCCAGTAGCATCCAGGAGATCGAGAACGGGTTCGCGACGGTCCCCGGTGGGAAGAGCAACACGGCGAGCGGGCGTTTCAGCTTCGCCGCCGGTCGCCAGGCGGATGCGTCGGAGGACGGGAGCTTCGTCTGGGGCGACGGGACCCGGCGGACGGTCCAGGCGACCCAGGCCAATCAGATGGTGTTCCAGGCGGGCGGCGGCGTCACGATTTTCTCCGCCAGTGACGCCTCGGCGGGCGTCCGGCTCTCCGCGGGCAGTGGCTCGTGGTCCTCGCTGAGCGCCGCCAGCGCCAAGTCGAACGTCCAGACGGTTGACCCGCAGGGCGTGCTCGACGGCGTCGAGTCCCTCGACGTGTCGACCTGGGAGTACGACGCCGAGGCCGACGCCACCCACATGGGCCCGATGGCGGGCGAGTTCCACGACGCCTTCGGCCTCGGCGCCGACGCCGACCGCATCGCGAACGTCGACGCCGACGGGGTCGCACTGGCCGCGATACAGGGCCTCGCCGAGCGCGTCGAGGAGAAGGAGAACCGTATCGAAGAGCAAGACGAGCGCATCGAGAAGCAGGACGAGCGCATCGAGGAACTGGCAACCGAGAACGAGGCGCTTCGCGAGCGGCTGGCGGCGCTCGAACGGCAGGTCGACAGCACCGACGCCGCCGGTGGCGGCGAGAGGTCCACGGCGGACTGA
- a CDS encoding spondin domain-containing protein, with amino-acid sequence MTDNDGGNDGRGDSGIGTSRRTFLLGAGAVGTSALAVGAGGSVLADTRFSVQPREALRVRIENVSTGTTLATTADGEAAEQPVPLSPGAFAVHSPDEPLFAHGAPERGNGLEEIAEDGMPGRLVESLSGRDSVTQAGAFTTPVGADGPGPLLPGDAYEFEVDVARGGPDNYLSAVTMFVPSNDAFYALGGASGLKLVDGDELVTGDVTDHVSFWDAGTEVNQEPGVGPHQVQRQRGAGVGDVEREVVAPMREVNGYDYPAIADVVRVTVERVEGDGESMGEGEGESMDGGNSDGMNDN; translated from the coding sequence ATGACCGACAACGACGGCGGCAACGACGGACGCGGCGACAGTGGAATCGGAACCTCGCGGCGCACCTTCCTGCTCGGGGCCGGAGCGGTCGGCACGAGCGCGCTGGCAGTCGGGGCGGGCGGGAGCGTGCTGGCGGACACCCGGTTCAGCGTCCAGCCCCGGGAGGCGCTACGCGTGCGCATCGAGAACGTCTCGACGGGGACGACGCTGGCAACGACGGCCGACGGCGAGGCGGCCGAACAGCCGGTACCGCTCTCCCCCGGCGCGTTCGCGGTCCATTCCCCGGACGAGCCGCTCTTCGCGCACGGCGCCCCCGAGCGCGGCAACGGGCTGGAGGAGATCGCCGAGGACGGGATGCCCGGCCGGCTGGTCGAGTCCCTGAGCGGTCGCGACAGCGTGACGCAGGCGGGCGCGTTCACGACACCCGTCGGTGCCGACGGCCCGGGGCCGCTGCTCCCCGGCGACGCCTACGAGTTCGAGGTCGATGTCGCTCGCGGCGGGCCGGACAACTACCTCTCGGCGGTTACGATGTTCGTCCCCTCGAACGACGCCTTCTACGCGCTCGGTGGCGCCTCGGGGCTGAAGCTGGTCGACGGCGACGAGCTGGTGACGGGCGACGTGACCGACCACGTCTCGTTCTGGGACGCCGGCACGGAGGTCAATCAGGAGCCCGGCGTCGGCCCCCACCAGGTCCAGCGCCAGCGCGGGGCCGGCGTCGGCGACGTCGAACGCGAGGTCGTCGCGCCCATGCGCGAGGTGAACGGCTACGACTACCCCGCCATCGCCGATGTCGTCCGCGTGACCGTCGAGCGGGTGGAGGGTGACGGCGAGTCGATGGGCGAGGGGGAGGGTGAATCGATGGACGGCGGGAACAGTGACGGGATGAACGACAACTGA
- a CDS encoding class I SAM-dependent methyltransferase, with translation MRRFGADYLTETRRGMWEDSREALADLRLRDADGVLDVGCGTGELTAVLREECPGRVVGLDRDPDLLAHARRDGPVVRGDARSLPFPDDAFDVVVCQALLVNLPDPTGVVREFARVARERVAAIEPDNAAVTVESSVDAEAALARRARERYLEGAATDVALGANARETFETAGLGDVRSRRYDHERVVEPPYADREVEAATRKASGADLRERRATMAGSEEDLDALRESWRDMGREVVRQVRDEAYERREVVPFHVVVGSVDDT, from the coding sequence ATGCGACGGTTCGGCGCCGACTACCTGACCGAAACCCGACGAGGGATGTGGGAGGACTCGCGCGAGGCACTCGCCGACCTCCGCCTGCGCGACGCCGACGGCGTCCTCGACGTCGGCTGTGGCACCGGCGAACTCACCGCAGTCCTCCGCGAGGAGTGCCCCGGTCGCGTGGTCGGGCTGGACCGCGACCCTGACCTGCTGGCCCACGCCCGACGCGACGGGCCGGTCGTCCGCGGTGACGCCCGGTCGCTCCCGTTCCCCGACGACGCGTTCGACGTGGTCGTCTGCCAGGCGCTGCTGGTGAACCTGCCCGACCCGACCGGCGTGGTGCGCGAGTTCGCCCGCGTCGCCCGCGAGCGCGTGGCCGCCATCGAACCGGACAACGCCGCCGTCACGGTCGAGTCGAGCGTCGACGCCGAGGCCGCGCTCGCTCGCCGCGCCCGCGAGCGCTACCTGGAGGGGGCGGCGACGGACGTGGCGCTGGGCGCGAACGCGCGCGAGACGTTCGAGACGGCCGGCCTCGGCGACGTGCGGAGCCGGCGCTACGACCACGAGCGGGTCGTCGAGCCGCCGTACGCCGACCGCGAGGTCGAGGCCGCGACCAGGAAGGCCAGCGGCGCCGACCTCCGCGAGCGCCGGGCGACGATGGCCGGCAGCGAGGAGGACCTCGACGCGCTCCGGGAGTCCTGGCGCGACATGGGACGGGAGGTCGTCCGGCAGGTCCGCGACGAGGCGTACGAACGGCGCGAGGTCGTCCCGTTCCACGTGGTCGTCGGGTCGGTCGACGACACCTGA
- a CDS encoding winged helix-turn-helix domain-containing protein yields the protein MEKALWYLIAGTRGGENRARIVRLIDERPRNANQLADELGVDYNTVRHHLDKLAEHDVVETGGDEYGKLYFLTDRFEHNRETFEEITKHL from the coding sequence ATGGAGAAGGCGCTCTGGTATCTGATCGCCGGCACGCGCGGCGGTGAGAACCGGGCCCGCATCGTCCGGCTCATCGACGAGCGCCCCCGGAACGCCAACCAGCTGGCCGACGAGCTCGGGGTGGACTACAACACCGTCCGGCACCACCTCGACAAGCTCGCCGAGCACGACGTCGTGGAGACCGGCGGCGACGAGTACGGCAAGCTCTACTTCCTCACCGACCGCTTCGAGCACAACCGCGAGACCTTCGAGGAGATCACGAAACACCTGTGA
- the ftsZ gene encoding cell division protein FtsZ, whose protein sequence is MQDIVNSALENAEAESREMDDGDGASDFGDPRIVIVGAGGAGNNTVNRLYNIGVEGAETIAINTDKQHLQMIEADTKILVGKSLTNGLGAGGDPSMGERATEMAQGTVKEVIGDADLVFVTAGMGGGTGTGAAPVVSKIAKEQGAIVVGMVSTPFNVERARTVKAEEGLEKLRNEADSIIVLDNNRLLDYVPNLPIGKAFSVMDQIIAETVKGISETITQPSLINLDYADMTSIMNQGGVAVMLVGETQDKNKTEEVVNDAMEHPLLDVDYRGASGGLVHITGGPDLTLKEAEGIAQRITERLEASANVIWGARIQDEYKGKVRVMAIMTGVQSAQVLGPTTQKQADASRAAIEGDAVQESTGTDTFGVGETDGGKPEVEGEKNNGLDVIR, encoded by the coding sequence ATGCAGGACATCGTCAACTCCGCTCTGGAGAACGCCGAGGCCGAGTCCCGGGAGATGGACGACGGCGACGGTGCCAGCGACTTCGGTGACCCGCGGATCGTCATCGTCGGAGCTGGTGGCGCCGGGAACAACACGGTCAACCGGCTCTACAACATCGGCGTCGAGGGTGCCGAGACCATCGCCATCAACACGGACAAGCAGCACCTGCAGATGATCGAGGCCGACACGAAGATCCTGGTCGGCAAAAGCCTCACCAACGGGCTCGGCGCTGGCGGCGACCCCTCGATGGGCGAGCGCGCCACCGAGATGGCCCAGGGAACCGTCAAGGAGGTCATCGGCGACGCCGACCTCGTCTTCGTCACCGCCGGCATGGGTGGCGGGACGGGCACCGGCGCCGCGCCGGTCGTCTCGAAGATCGCCAAGGAGCAGGGCGCCATCGTCGTCGGCATGGTGTCGACGCCGTTCAACGTCGAGCGCGCCCGCACGGTGAAGGCCGAGGAGGGTCTCGAGAAGCTGCGCAACGAGGCCGACTCCATCATCGTGCTGGACAACAACCGCCTGCTCGATTACGTGCCCAACCTGCCCATCGGCAAGGCGTTCTCCGTGATGGACCAGATCATCGCCGAGACCGTCAAGGGCATCTCCGAGACCATCACCCAGCCGAGCCTCATCAACCTGGACTACGCGGACATGACATCGATCATGAACCAGGGTGGTGTGGCGGTGATGCTGGTCGGCGAGACCCAGGACAAGAACAAGACCGAGGAGGTCGTCAACGACGCGATGGAGCACCCGCTCCTCGATGTCGACTACCGTGGCGCCTCCGGCGGACTCGTCCACATCACGGGCGGTCCCGACCTCACCCTCAAAGAGGCCGAGGGCATCGCCCAGCGCATCACCGAGCGCCTCGAGGCCTCGGCGAACGTCATCTGGGGCGCGCGCATCCAGGACGAGTACAAGGGCAAGGTGCGGGTCATGGCCATCATGACCGGCGTCCAGTCGGCCCAGGTGCTCGGTCCGACGACCCAGAAGCAGGCCGACGCCTCCCGCGCGGCCATCGAGGGCGATGCGGTCCAGGAGTCCACCGGCACGGACACCTTCGGCGTCGGCGAGACCGACGGCGGCAAGCCCGAGGTCGAGGGCGAGAAGAACAACGGTCTGGACGTTATCCGATAG